From Rhodovibrio salinarum DSM 9154:
GGCGCTGGAGGTGCACACTCGCGAGCGCCTGCCGTTGGGTTGGGCAGCGACGCAGAACAACCTGGGCAACGCGCTCAGCACGCTAGGAGAGCGGGAAGAGGGGACTGCACGGTTGGAAGAGGCCGTAGCGGCTTATCGCGCGGCGCTGGAGGTGCACACCCGCGAGCGCCTGCCGCTGGATTGGGGTATGACGCAGAACAACCTGGGCAACGCGCTTAGGGTGCTAGGGGAGCGGGAAGAGGGGATGGCACGGCTGGAAGAGGCCGTAGCGGCCTTTCGCGCGGCGCTGGAATTGTACGCCCGCGAGCGCCTGCCGCTGTGCTGGGCGATGACACAGAACAACCTGGGTAATGCGCTCAAGACGCTAGGTGAGCGGGAAAAGGGGACTGCACGGCTGGAAGATGCCGTGGCGGCTTATCGCGCGGCGCTGGAGGTGCGTACCCGCGAGCGCCTGCCGCTGGATTGGGGGATGACGCAGAACAACCTGGGCAATGCGCTTAGGGCGCTAGGTGAGCGAGAAGAGGGGATGACGCGACTGGAAGAAGCTTTAAGTGCGTATGACGATGCATTGAAGGTTTTAAGGTCCGATAGCGCTCCTGCTTATCACCAGGTCACCACCTGCAACAGGCAAGCTGTGGCCGAACTCATTCAGAGCCGATGCGGAGCCAACGTCTTAGGGGACAGTCTCTAGGCTAACTTCCTGGCCGGATCTTCCGACACGAAAAAAAAGAGCCGGGCACCCCGAAGGCGCCCGGCTCATCCGTAGCGTGTTCCAGCTTCGCAGGGTGGGCGGCGGTTACTCCGCTGCCTCGCTGCGGTTCTGGCGGTTCTCGATCAGGTCGTCGACCACGCCCGGGTCGGCCAGCGTCGAGGTATCGCCCAGGCTGGAGTAGTCGTCCTCGGCGATCTTGCGCAGGATGCGGCGCATGATCTTGCCCGAGCGGGTCTTGGGCAGGCCGCTGGCGAACTGCACCAGATCGGGCTTGGCGATCGGCCCGATCTCCTTCTTGCAGATGTCGACCAGCTCCTTGCGCAGCGCCTCGGTCTCTTCCTCGCCGGCGTTCAGGATCACGTAGGCGTAGATGCCCTGGCCCTTGAGGTCGTGCGGGTAGCCGACCACGGCCGCCTCGGCGACCTTGTCGTGCAGCACCAGCGCGCTCTCGATCTCGGCCGTGCCCATGCGGTGGCCGGAGACGTTGAGCACGTCGTCGACGCGGCCGGTGATCCAGAAGTAGCCGTCCTCGTCGCGCCGGGCGCCGTCGCCGGTGAAGTAGCGGCCCGGATACATCGAGAAGTAGGTCTGCACGAACCGCTCGTGGTCGCCGTGGATCGTGCGCATCTGGCCGGGCCAGCTGTCGGCGATGCAGAGGTTGCCATGGGTGGCGCCCTCAAGGTGGTTGCCTTCGTTGTCCACCAGCACCGGTTTGACGCCGAAGAAGGGCAGGGTGGCCGACCCCGGCTTGGCCGGCGTGGCGCCCGGCAGCGGGGTGATCAGGATGCCGCCGGTTTCGGTCTGCCACCAGGTGTCGACGATCGGGCATTTACCCTTGCCGATCACCTCGTGGTACCAGCGCCAGGCCTCCGGGTTGATCGGCTCGCCGACCGTGCCGAGGATACGCAGGCTGTCGCGGCTGGTCTTTTCCACCGGGCCATTGCCCTCGCGCATTAGCGCGCGGATCGCGGTCGGCGCGGTGTAGTAGATGTTGACCTTGTGCTTGTCGATGACCTCCCAGTGCCGGCTGGCATTGGGATAATTCGGCACGCCCTCGAAGATCACCGTGGTCGCGCCGTTCGCTAGCGGCCCGTAGACGATGTAGCTGTGCCCGGTGATCCAGCCGACGTCGGCGGTGCACCAGAAGACCTCGCCGTCGTGGTAGTCGAATACGTACTGATGGGTCATCGAGGTGTGCACCAGATAGCCGCCGGTGGTGTGCAGCACCCCCTTCGGCTTCCCGGTGGAGCCCGAGGTGTAGAGGATGAACAGCGGGTCCTCCGCGCTCATCTCCTCCGCCGGGCAGTCGCTGGAGGCTTTCTCCAGCACCTCGTGGTACCAGTGGTCGCGGCCGTCGTGCCACTGGATGCCGCCGCCGGTACGCTTGACCGTCACCACGGCCTGAACGGACGGGCAGTTCGCCACCGCCTCGTCGGTGTTCTGCTTCAGCGGAATCTTGCGGCCGCCACGCAGGCCCTCGTCGGCGGTGATCACCACCTTGGCCTCGGCGTCCTGGATGCGGCTGGCCAGGCTGTCGGGCGAGAAGCCGCCGAACACCACGGAGTGGACCGCGCCGATGCGTGCGCAGGCGAGCATGGCGGTCGCGGCCTCGGGGATCATCGGCATATAGATCGACACGCGGTCGCCCTTGCCGACGCCCAGGGCCTTCAGGCCGTTCGCCAGCCGGCTGACCTCTTCGTGCAGTTCGCCGAACGAGATGTGCCGGGCGTTTTCGCGCGGATCATCCGGCTCCCAGATGATCGCGGTGTCGTCCTTCTTGTGCGGCAGGTGCTGGTCGATGCAGTTGTACGCGGCGTTGGTGGTGCCGTCGTAGAACCAGCGGATGTGTACGTCGTCCGCGCCGAAGTGGACGTCCTTCACCTGGGTGAAGGGCTTGAACCAGTGAATGCGCTTGCCGTGTTCCGCCCAGAAGCCTTCGGGATCGTCGATCGACTGCTGGTACATCTTGTTGTACTTGGGCTCGTCGACCCACGCATTGTCCGCGATCTGCTGCGGCACGGGATAGGTCTCGACTTGACTCATGATTTCGGGCCTCCCTCCCCGTTTCGGGTTGTCGTTCGCCCATGGGACGGCGCCCTGGCCCGTGCCAAGGCCCGCATCTGGGCCTAACCGTCGGCGCGCCGGGACTGGGCGGCGCGCAGGCCATTGGCGGGTGTCACCGTCCGGCGTGGCTACCGGCGCTGAGCGCCGCTTTGTTGCTACGTTGGACGCGTAACGCGTTATTCAACCAGGTTCGATGGACGCGCCGCCTCTCGTGCAGGGTATTAACCCTGCTGTGCGACAAGTATGGCGCGGGCATACGGCGGTGCACAAGTGTGGGATGTGGCGGTGCCCTAAAGCCCGCCCATACGGCAGATTTTTTGCCAGCTCGCCGCGTCGATCGGCATGACCGACAGGCGCGACTGCTTGATCAGCGGCAGTTCCTGCAGCTCCGGCGTGGCCTTGATGCTCTTCAGGCTGACCGGATTGGGCAAAGGCTCGATCGCCTTGACGTCGACCATGCCGAACTTGCCGGCGGGGTCGGTCGGGTCGGGGTAATACTCCTTAACCACCTCGACGATGCCCACGATCCGCTTCTCGTTGACCGAGTGGTAGAAAAAGGCGCGGTCGCCCACCTGCATCGCCTTCAGGTTGTTCGAAGCCTGGTAGTTGCGCACGCCGTCCCACTCGGCCACCCCGTCGCGGACCTGATCATCCCAGGACCAAGTGCCGGGCTCGCTCTTCATCAGCCAGTAAGCCATTTATATCGTTCGCCGCCTGTCGTTCGCTCGGTTGACTCCGTGACCACCGCAGCGCGGGGGTTACGGGAAGACTTCCTTCCAGGGCTTGATCTCGACCTCCTGGAACAGGCCCGCGTGGTTGTAGGGATCCCCCTCGGCGAAGGCCTCCGCGTAGGCGCGGGTCGGGAAGTCCATCAGCAAAAGGCTGCCCACCGGCGTCTGCCCGTCCTCGCCCAGCAATGGGCCGGCGCAATAGACGTCCTGCAGGTGCTCGCGGATGTAGGCGAGGTGCGCCTCGC
This genomic window contains:
- a CDS encoding EVE domain-containing protein, which translates into the protein MAYWLMKSEPGTWSWDDQVRDGVAEWDGVRNYQASNNLKAMQVGDRAFFYHSVNEKRIVGIVEVVKEYYPDPTDPAGKFGMVDVKAIEPLPNPVSLKSIKATPELQELPLIKQSRLSVMPIDAASWQKICRMGGL
- a CDS encoding YciI family protein — encoded protein: MIFMIRCVDKPDSGELRQTTREAHLAYIREHLQDVYCAGPLLGEDGQTPVGSLLLMDFPTRAYAEAFAEGDPYNHAGLFQEVEIKPWKEVFP
- the acs gene encoding acetate--CoA ligase, with translation MSQVETYPVPQQIADNAWVDEPKYNKMYQQSIDDPEGFWAEHGKRIHWFKPFTQVKDVHFGADDVHIRWFYDGTTNAAYNCIDQHLPHKKDDTAIIWEPDDPRENARHISFGELHEEVSRLANGLKALGVGKGDRVSIYMPMIPEAATAMLACARIGAVHSVVFGGFSPDSLASRIQDAEAKVVITADEGLRGGRKIPLKQNTDEAVANCPSVQAVVTVKRTGGGIQWHDGRDHWYHEVLEKASSDCPAEEMSAEDPLFILYTSGSTGKPKGVLHTTGGYLVHTSMTHQYVFDYHDGEVFWCTADVGWITGHSYIVYGPLANGATTVIFEGVPNYPNASRHWEVIDKHKVNIYYTAPTAIRALMREGNGPVEKTSRDSLRILGTVGEPINPEAWRWYHEVIGKGKCPIVDTWWQTETGGILITPLPGATPAKPGSATLPFFGVKPVLVDNEGNHLEGATHGNLCIADSWPGQMRTIHGDHERFVQTYFSMYPGRYFTGDGARRDEDGYFWITGRVDDVLNVSGHRMGTAEIESALVLHDKVAEAAVVGYPHDLKGQGIYAYVILNAGEEETEALRKELVDICKKEIGPIAKPDLVQFASGLPKTRSGKIMRRILRKIAEDDYSSLGDTSTLADPGVVDDLIENRQNRSEAAE